From Candidatus Bathyarchaeota archaeon:
CCTTTTGACGTTCCAGAGTCCTTAGATAGGGAACTTGTCTACGAAGTTCTGGAGCCAACCAGAATTTATGTTAAACCGGTTCTAAATGTTGCCGAACATGTGAAGGTTAAGGCTGCAGTCCACATAACTGGCGATGCATACTTGAAGTTTAATCGCCTAACCCTCTTTTCGAAAGACATAGGCTTTGAATTCAATAATTTTAAGCCCCAGCCTATCTTCGATTTGATCCAGAAGACTGCTGAAGAGCTCGGAGGCGAAATTCCGGACGATGAAATGTTTAAAACCTTTAACATGGGATGGGGCTTCGCAATAATAATTGACAAAGAGGAAAAAGATGAGGCTCTTGACATTTTGGAAAAGGCAAATGTACACGCGGAAGAAATAGGCCACGTGACAAGTACTAGGGGGATCCGAATACTATACAAGGGTAAGCGGATCATCTTGAACTAATGTTCTTTTGCGTATTTAGTGGTGAAAGTGCTTAAATCTTCTCATGCAGAGATTAGCCTATGAAATTTCGGTTGAGGGTTGAAGTCGGCTTAAAACCCGGGCACAGTGATCCAGAGGGCGAAACTACAGCCCGCTTATTAAGGGAACTTGAGTATAAGGTTGAAGAGGTAAACGTAAGCAAAGTTTACACGATTTTGCTTGAGGCAAATTCGAGGGAGGAAGCCACGGCAATGGCTGATGAAATGTGTAGGCGGCTTCTGGCTAACCCAACAAAGGACAATTACACAATAATTGTTGAGGAGGAAAAATGACTAAGAACCTTTACATTCGAAGGAATACGCCTTTCCCACTTTACGAGATAAACCTATTAGACGCTTCAGACGAGCAGCTCCTCGACGTCAACCGAGAGCTTGGGTTAGGCTTAAACCTTCAAGAGATGAGAGCCCTACGGGAATATTTTAGGCAAAAGGGAAGAAACCCCACAGATGTGGAGCTTCAAACTTTCGGGCAGACTTGGTCTGAGCACTGTTTTCACAAAACCTTTAAAGGCTTGGTGAAATTTGATGGAAAGAAAATCGATAGCCTTTTCAAAACTTACATCGCGAAGGCAACTTCGAAGATTAATGCCAAATGGTGTTTCTCCGTTTTTGAGGATAATGCTGGCATAATACGCTTCGACAAGGATTATGGAATCGCAGTTAAAGTTGAAACCCATAACCACCCATCTGCCATAGAACCCTTCGGGGGAGCCGCCACCGGAGTTGGCGGAGTCATCCGTGACATCCTAGGCGTTTGGGCTGATCCCATTGCATGCACGGATGTATTAGGCTTTGGTCCACTGGATTATCCTTACGAGAAGCTTCCGCCAGGCGTGAAACATCCCAAGTACATTTTTATGGGTGTTGTAGCTGGTATTGGGCATTATGGCAACAATATGGGCATTCCAACGGTGAATGGCGCAATATACTTTGACGAAAGCTATGTTGGAAATGTTATCGTATACTGCGGCTGCATTGGACTTTTACCACTGAAAAAGTTTAGGCGCAACGCCAAGCCCGGCGACATAATAGTTTTGGCTGGAGGGAAAACTGGACGGGATGGGATTCACGGCGTTACATTTGCTTCAGCTGAGCTTACAGAAAAATCTGAAGAGGTTTCAAGGCCAGCGGTGCAGATTGCAAATCCCATCGAGGAAGAGAAGCTTAAGAGGGCTATAATTGCCATCCGCGACCTGGAGCTTGCTTCAGCCATAACTGATTTGGGTGGGGGAGGTCTTTCATCAGCTGTGGGGGAGACTGCTAAGAGGTTTAGCTGCGGCGCCATTGTTCATCTCGAAAAGGTTCCACTAAAGTATCCCGGGTTAGCTCCATGGGAAATCTACGTCTCCGAATCCCAGGAGCGAATGCTTCTGGCTGTTCCACCTGAAAACTTGAGCAGGGTGCTGGAGGTTTTCCAAAACGAGGATGTTGAAGCCACTGCTATAGGCGAATATACGGACGATAGGGTTCTGCGAATCTTTTACATGGGCGAAAAAGTTGCAGAAATAGATATCCCATGCCTTTTTGAGCCTCCAAGAGCTGTACGTATCGCCGAGTACAATCCGCCAAGACTGGAAGAGCCTATTTTTCCAGAACCGGATAACTTGGCAGACGTGTTAATGCGGCTGCTTGCTTCGCCGAACATTGCCAGCCGAGAAAGTGTAGTTAGAACATATGACCATGAAGTTAAGGGCAATACTGTTCTTAAGCCGTTATATGGTGAAGTGGGCGGACCAAGCGATGCTGCTGTTCTCAAGCCTTTGAGAGATTCCTGGCGTGGTTTAACTGTTTCCTGCGGTGTGAATCCCCGCTATGGAAAAATAGACCCATATTGGATGGCGGCCTCAGCCATAGATGAGGCTATAAGGAACAATGTGGCTGTGGGCGGCAGAAGGATAGCGTTGCTTGACAATTTCACGTGGGGCAACCCTGAGAAGCCCGATAGGCTTGGCAGCCTTGTCAGGGCATGTGAAGCATGCTATCGGTTCGCCAAAGCCTTCAAAACGCCTTTCATATCCGGAAAAGACAGCCTATACAATGAGTCTCCAGTAGGCCCTGTGACGCCCACTCTATTAATAACTGCTGTGGGAATTATTCCGGACATTCGCATAACTATCTCGTTGGATGTTAAGGCGCCGGGCGACAGCATCTACCTTGTCGGAAAAACCTACCATGAACTTGGCGGTTCAGAGTATTATAGGCTTATGGGCTTTCTGGGAAAAACTGTGCCGAAGGTTCGCCCAACCCAAGCTAGGCAAGTTTTCCGTGCCATAACAAAGGCTATTGACTTGGGGCTTGTCAGTGCCTGTCATGATCTATCTGAGGGCGGCTTAGCCGTGGCGGCGGCTGAAATGGCTTTCTCCGGCGGCTATGGTATGGAGCTTGACTTGCGGCGTGTTCCAGCCGATGGAATTAAAAGAAACGATTTTCTCTTGTTTTCAGCATCCAACAGCCGCTTCATTGTAGAGGTTCCAAGCGGATGCGAACAAGACTTTGAGCTGGTGATGAGTGACGTTGCCCATGCGAGAATAGGCAGGGCGACCAAAGATGCGAGGCTGTGTGTTTATGGGTTGACTGGTGATGTGGTTGTGGACGTAGCCGTTGACGAACTGCTTAGGGCTTGGAAGAGTTTTCTTGGTGGTGAATGAGTTTTGAAGCGTGAGGAGATGCGCGTTTGCATTCTGCGGGTTGGCGGCACCAATTGTGATACTGAAACCCAAATGGCTTTTAAGGCTCTTGGCGTTCAAGCCGAGATACTGCATGCCAATGAAGTGGTTAAACGGGGAAATCTCATGGACTATCACGCCTTAGTGTTTCCCGGAGGCTTCTCCTTCGGTGATTATGTAAGAGCCGGGGCGATATGGGCGAAGTGGCTTGTCGCAAAACTGGGCAGGGAGCTGAAAGCCTTCGTTGAAGAGGGGCACCCAGTCCTCGGCATCTGTAATGGCTTTCAAGTGCTTGTGGAAGCCGGTCTTCTCCCCGCCTTTAAGGGAACAACTCCCTACCCAGAGGCTGCGCTGGCCACAAACTATCCGCCGGGGTATCATTGCCGCTGGATTTACCTAAAACATGAAAACCGTGGAAAATGCATCTTCACGTTTAAGATCCCGGCGGGAACGGTTCTACGTATGCCGGTGGCTCACGCTGAGGGGCGCTTTCTATTTCCAAAAGAGAAAGAGAAGCAATGCTTGGAGAGGCTTTACGAGAACGATCAGCTTGTTTTCCGCTACTGCGACAAGACTGGAAATTATGCCAATGGTATATACCCAATAAACCCGAACGGCTCGTTCCACGACATAGCTGGAATATGCAATCCAGAGGGAACGGTTTTTGGTTTAATGCCCCATCCGGAGAGGGCCTTTTACTGGTGGCAGCAGCCTGACTGGACAAAGCAAACGTTTATGCCACTTTATGGCGACGGAAAACTCATTTTCGAAAGCATGATCGAGTATCTAGATAAGAAGTTTTAGCTCCTCCAAACGTGGTAAACCTGCTCTGGCACCCATTTTCATTATGCACTTTGAAGCTAAAAAATTGCCAAGTTTTCCACATTCTTTCAGACTTTTATTGTTGAGCAAGCCGTATAGAAAGCCCGCGCAGAAAGCGTCGCCGGCACCGGTGGTGTCCACAACCTCCACAGTGAAGGCTTCGACATGATGGCTCTCGTGTCCATCTGTCACGTAGCACCCGCGGCTGCCAAGTTTGACAGCAACCACCTTAACTCCGATTTCAAGTAGCTTTTCAGCTCCAGCCACGTAATCCCTTTCCTCTGTTAACAGTGTGATTTCCTTTGCGTTTGGCATCAAAACAAAACACTTTCCGATTATGGGTTTAAGCTTTTCAAGACCTTTTCTGGCATATAACTCGCCGGGGTCTAAGCTGACCTTCACGTGATTTGGAAGATTCTCCACGAGTTTTCTCTGAGCTTCGAAGGATTTTTCTCCAACAAATGATGTCAAATGTAAGAACTTGGTTTTTAAGGCATAGTTCAAGTCTATTTCTTCAAAGCTTATCGTGTCGTTTACGCCTGGATCCACGTATAGGGCACGTTCACCTTTCTGATCCACGAAACCCATAACGACGCCACTCCGTCCAGTCTTAGCTTTTACCACACCTCTCGTATTCACGCCCTCCCTGCGGAAGTCTTCTAGGAGCATTTTGCCCTCGCGGTCATTGGCAACTTTCCCGATAAAGCCGACTTTGCAACAGAGCCTTGCCAAGCCTACAATGGTGTTAGCTGCTGAGCCGCCGCAAGTCTCTTCACAGCTTATTATGAAGCCTTCTTCCTCTGGTCCAGCTATTTTGTTTACTTTGTAGAGTTTGTCCACGTTTAGGGCGCCGAAGCCAATCACGTCGAAAAGCTTTTTCATGGGAACAACTCGCGTAGATAAATCTTATAATTGCCAAGTTTACCGCCATAATTCCCAGCCGAAATTCTCACAACACCTTTAACCGTTAGGGCTGCCTCTATACCCGCCTTCATGGCTTTTTCAACAGCTTCGAGGGAAACACCGTTAATCACGATTTCAGGAATATAGCCGACGCCTTCTGGGACTTTGGATTCCTTGCCTAAACGTTGTTTCAGCGAAGGACAGTAGGGATGGTTTGTTGTCGGGCCTATCCATGGAAAGCGGGTTTCAGGCTTCGAGCCTGCGGAGCACACGTCAAACGGTGTTATGACGCCTTCAACTTTGTGGATGGCTTCAAGCGCTTTTGCTCCAGCCTCTTCAACGGCTTCTTTTGTTTGGCACATTATCCAGAAGTTGGCGCCCATGACGCCCATAGCGTAGCCCAGAAACCTTTCTATAATGAAGTCTGGAACCATTATCGGCACGACGATCACTTCACGGTTAAATCGTTTCTCCACCCATTCGTATCCGTCTCCGCAGTGGCCAACCCGCTCCATCATGTCAATCTTGCCCAACGGGCTTGGCAGAGCGTCAAAAACAGCCGTGAATGGCTTGACGAGGATATCCTGCCTTATCCTATATGAGAGTTCAATTTCAAACTTTTTAAGAGACTCTGAAAACGGCTTTTTAGGGTCTATGCCTCCCCAAAACTGGAGCACCACACCCTTACGTCCGTCAGGAGTTTCCTTCTCGCTCAGCCACTTTTCTATACCTCCTTCAATTCTGCCTATAACTATGGATGGTGTGGCTGTTGCGTGCATGGCCGCTTTACGCAGTGTTTCATCATCGTCAGCCGTAACCACTACCCGGCTGTAAATACCTTCAAAAGCCTCGGCATAAGTGTTCTCTACAAGTTTTCCTTTAACCAAATCAATATTCTCTCCGTTTTATGGAATTATTTTACTTTGTTAATTTCAGCTATTAAATCTTCAATCTTGATGTAAGCCATAGACAACTGGAACGTGTCCTGTCCGTTTGGAGTTTGGTAGATGTGATAAAGCGTGTTGTTAACAATTATGCTTGTTGAACCAGCTGGCAGTTGACTGTACTTTTCGTCATGGAAAAAGTTCTTTCCAACAATGTTCCAGCATTTGAAATCCTCCGATGAGTATAGATCGTAGCCTGTTCCGTTCCACATTCCGAGCATCATGTACCATTTTGAGTTGAAATAAAACAATGTTGGGTTTTCGAGATTGTCTATTATAACGATTTTTATGTAATTCCACCGTGTTTCAAGGGTTTTTGCGGTCGCCAGATGCACCTTGTATTTTGCGGCTGATATTAGCATGTAATAGGTATCTTCAATTTTCACTATGTATGGGTCCCAACCAAAGTGTGGAGCCAGCGTCTGTGGCATATTTTCTATAACTAAATATCCATAATCTACGAAGGTTGACGGATTTTTGATATCTGTTCCAATAGCTAGTCCCAATCTTGCAAGGCGAGTATCTTTATGGATAATGGTGTTTTTCCAGTCGCTGTAGTACATGTAAAATTTTTCATCGTCCGGATTGTATATGCAATAAGGTGCTATTTTTCCATCCATTTGAATGGATGTGAAGCCGATAAATTCGTAGGAGAATAAATCCTTAGTCCTTAGAACACCGATAAGCCATAAGTTATCTTTTTTGAAGTAGGACGCCACAATGTAGTGATGCCCGTCCCTATCCGTGAAAACCGTGTGGTTGGGGTACCGCACAAACTCCGGGTCTTTTATGCTTTTAACATCTTCGTCTGGCGAAATTATTACGCCGCAATAAATCCAATTCAAAGTTTTCTGTTTCACTCGAATGTAAGCTGTGATAACAGTAGCCAAAATGATAACTGCAAGGATTATTGAAATTGTAATTCTGTTAAGCGAAGCCACTTATCCGAGCCTTCCTATGGCTTCGCCCCTCACGCTTTTCCGGAAACTAGTGCTCTCCTTTATCAGCCTTTCCATGTTCTCTTTCTTAACAATTTCAACGGTTGGTAATCTCCCGCTGTAAGCTTCAAAAAACATGTTTTTTATTTTCGGGCTAATCTCTAGTGTTTTCAGCGAATTATTGCTCCAAGCTTCCACAAGTTTTAGCACCCCCTCTCTGTCATATTTACAGAAAGTCTCCGCCAGCACCGCTGTAATAAGCGCATTTTCAGCCATTATAGCGATTTCAGCTTCTCTCACCGCGTATTCATTGCCGTTGAATGATATGGTTAAACCACCTTCCCGGCGAACCATTCTAAAGGCTTCCACATCTGTTATGCTATCGCCGACATAGGCGGTGTCTGAAAGGCTTAAGTCCAATTGTTCAATTATCTGCTTAACTGCTTCTGCTTTTTCGCGCCCTCCAATCGGGTTAACTTCGTTAAAGAGTTTTCCAATTTCCATTTTAGCTATTTCATCCCAGAAGATTTCATCTAAGCGTTGGATGACTTGCTTATATTTTTCTGGAAAGTCTTCAAGAGTTTTTGCACCGGATGGAATTTCGATTATGGGCATTTTGGCAATTTCCGCCGCCAGTTCCTTGAGCCTCTTTTTCTCTCTTTCTTTTAACGTGTATTTGTCGATTTCAACCTTTGTGCAATAGGCATTTTCAAACGGAAAGTTTATGGCACGACACAAAGCTTTGATATAGTGTTCGTAGCTTGTGCTTACTATGTATGCGTCAGTCACTTCCCTAATAAATCCGAGAGCTTCCTTAACCTTCGGAATCAGAACCAAGTTTTTAGCCGAAAAAACGCGCATTTTCCTATCTGTGATGCCATAAGCCTTAAGAAAAGGCAATATTAGCTTTAAGGTGTCGCCTGCCTTGTATCCACATCTTTTAAGCACATCTGCTATCACGTCGTCGTACTTGCTTATCACAGTGAAAATGTGCGCGCCATTTGGCACAAAGTAAGCTGTAAGTTCAAAGGCGTTATCGTTTTTTGAGATAGGTCCTTCACAATCTGAAATATACACCTTGTTTTTTAATCTCGTTTCCGAAGTTCCTCCATGTGGTGAATGCTTTTTTCTATGTGTTGTTTCGAGGCTATATCAGTCCTATGCCAAAGGGCACCACCCCTTATGGCGTTTACACCTTCCAAGGAAATATTTCTAGCAGCTTCTATGCTATCATCTATACCGACGACACAAACAGTCCGCGACTTTAACGCATAAAATTCATTCCCACGGATTTCCATAGACGCAGGATAAACGCGGATTCTGTCACCATATTTCCTACTTAGCTCGTACGCTTTCATCAAATCCACGGGGGCACCGATTTCCGCCTTGTTGACACGGTCTGGAAAAACCTCTCCGAACCCACCGTAGTTTGGCGGCACCTTATAGGTTACAACCGTGGCTTTTTTCTCAATTTTTACGCTAGTCAAATTTCCCTCAAGGATTTTGAAGCATACGTCGACAAAATCGTCTTTTAAGATTGGCAGGATATTTATTATCTCCGGGTCTCCTGGGCGACTGTTATTTTCAAGGATTTTAGGTTGCTTTCCCGTGTGCATAAACGCCACATAAAATGGAATGCCACGCAGTGCTTGGTTATTGTTGGCTTTCCACTTTTCAAAAATCCTGTTTACAATTGATATTTCTTTCTCTCGATCAGCCGCTGTCATGAAGGGCAAGATATCATTCGCATCTTTATAGGAGCCCATTCCTCCGGTGTTTGGTCCTTTATCTCCGTCAAAGGCGCGTTTGTAATCGCGGGTCTCTGGCAGCGGTACCAAATGTTTACCATCGCAGAAAGCCTGAAAACTGGACTCCTCCCCCTCTATCTTCTCTTCAACTATGACCGCGCCATGTTTCAAGTTTTCCCAAAAATGTTCAAAAAGTTGTTCGCGGGTTGTGAAGTGATCCCCCCAGACACCTACACCCTTACCTGCCGCGGGTTTATCTGGCTTAACAACTGCTGTATTGTCAAGTTCGTCAAGCCATTTGTAAAGAGCCTTTTTGGCATCGTCCCTCGTTCTATAATCCTCCGGCTGGAAGACTTTGAAACGCGGGTTAACCTCTGGCACCGTTTCTTGGAAAAGTAGACGTTGCTGAACTTTACTGGCTTCTATAGCATACTCCTTTGTTGGACAAATCATGGGTATGCCAGTACGCTTCTCTACAATATCGCGAACCCCTTCAATTATAGGCTTTTCTGGGCCAACAATGCCGAAATCTATCTTGTCCTTGTTGGCCTCGGCGAACTTGCATATATCCTCCACGTTCAAGTCTGGGATAACAACATGCGCTGTAGCTTTCTTCACGTTGAAGGGGTTTCGCTGTTTATCCACCACATAAACTTCCACGTTATAATTAGTGCTTCTTGTGAATGCGTCGACCATAGCAGCTTCCCGCGCCCCATATGAAACAACAAGCACACCGACTTTCTCTACCATAGTCCACCCACCTTTAAACGCTAATCCCTAAGCCTTTAATCTTTTTTATCCACCGCTCTCGCTGAAAAGCTCCGGGGTCTCATAAAGTCTCCCCGTTTCTTCGTGCCCTTCTAGAAACCTTTTCCTCATCTCGTTGGCAATTTTTTGGGCTAGTGGTGTTGGATATTCACCTGTCAAGCATCCAAGACATAACTCATCCCTCTTGAAGCCGGTTGCTCTCACAAGCCCGTCAATTGACTGGTAACATACAGCATCTGCCCCTATCATCTTGGCGACCTCCTCAGACGTATACTTAGCGCCTATGAGCTGGCTGTAAGTTGCCATATCTATTCCGTAGAAACATGGCCCAATTATGCGTGGAAACGTTATAAACATGTAAATTTTTTTGGCGCCCATTCTTCGGAGTTTTTCAATGGTGACTTTTGTCGTGTCTCCTCTCACGATGCTATCGTCTACCACGATGACTTTCTTCCCTTTAATTTTGGAAGCCAAGATGTTAATCTTCTTATCAATAGTGGCGTAACGTTCCTTCTCTAGGAGAATGAAGGCACGCTCCGTTACATACCGGTGTCTTCTTGTGGCTCTTTCCCATCTAAGACCAGACTCTTCATGCACCCCAAAAGCCGCGTCATCTCCGGTTTCAGGCATTGAAATCACCATGTCCGCGTCCTTTACAATATCCGGGTTTTCTTTGACAAGGTTTCTGCCGAACTCCTCGCGAATTTCGTAGACGTATTTACTATTAAAGAAGGAGTCAGGCCTGGCAAAATAGGCAAATTCAAAAGCGCAGAAAGCCTTACGGCCACTTATTAGCCGTGTTTTTTCAAAACCTTTTTCTGAAACGGTCACAAGCTCGCCTGGTTCAAGCTCAAAGTCTCTGATGAAACCGTTTATATCCAAGCCCACGGTTTCAGATGAAAAAGCACGGATGTCCCCGTCTGGACTGTGACCAGCGCATAAAGGCCTTATACCATGTGGATCTTTGAAGGCGAAAAACTTTCCATCCTTAGTTATTCCCGCAACTGAAAAGGCTCCTTCAATCTCTTTCATGCATGCTTCAACAGCATCTTCTAGATTTTTCCGTCTTAACAACTCCGCAAGCAATTTACGACATATTAAGTCGGCATCACATTCATAAATAAAATTTGGAAAATCTTTACAAATCGCTTTTTTAAGCTGAGCTGTGTTGACAACATTCCCATTAAAAGAGATAGCAAGCTTAAAACCATTCTTAGAAGCTGTAGCAGGCTGAGTTCCCGCCAAAAGCGACTTTTCATCAGTTTTTCCAGAAGTTGTATATCTAACATTTCCGATTCCTATGTGCCCTGGCAAACGCCCAAACCATTCATGGAGGGCGCTTGCCCTTATTTTCGGAATAAGATCCAAACTTCTGTAGACATAAAATTCACCATCTAGAAACGTGAGGAAACCGTGGGACTGATGGCCCCTATGATTCTGTGCCCTCAACCCCCAGTAAATAAACGGGAATACCAGTTGCTTCCTAAAGCTTAAGGCGCCGAAGACACCGCACGCTATTTTAGGATGCTCTCCCATGTCAGTGATAAAAGTGGTAGTTCTTTATCAACTTTTAGAACAATTTCAAATAAAAGGCACAATGGCTTTCAATGTCTTGGAAAAACTTTGAGAGCGCGAAAACAGAGAGTTATGCTGTTTAAAAATTTAAGTAGACATC
This genomic window contains:
- the purS gene encoding phosphoribosylformylglycinamidine synthase subunit PurS, producing the protein MKFRLRVEVGLKPGHSDPEGETTARLLRELEYKVEEVNVSKVYTILLEANSREEATAMADEMCRRLLANPTKDNYTIIVEEEK
- the purL gene encoding phosphoribosylformylglycinamidine synthase subunit PurL — its product is MTKNLYIRRNTPFPLYEINLLDASDEQLLDVNRELGLGLNLQEMRALREYFRQKGRNPTDVELQTFGQTWSEHCFHKTFKGLVKFDGKKIDSLFKTYIAKATSKINAKWCFSVFEDNAGIIRFDKDYGIAVKVETHNHPSAIEPFGGAATGVGGVIRDILGVWADPIACTDVLGFGPLDYPYEKLPPGVKHPKYIFMGVVAGIGHYGNNMGIPTVNGAIYFDESYVGNVIVYCGCIGLLPLKKFRRNAKPGDIIVLAGGKTGRDGIHGVTFASAELTEKSEEVSRPAVQIANPIEEEKLKRAIIAIRDLELASAITDLGGGGLSSAVGETAKRFSCGAIVHLEKVPLKYPGLAPWEIYVSESQERMLLAVPPENLSRVLEVFQNEDVEATAIGEYTDDRVLRIFYMGEKVAEIDIPCLFEPPRAVRIAEYNPPRLEEPIFPEPDNLADVLMRLLASPNIASRESVVRTYDHEVKGNTVLKPLYGEVGGPSDAAVLKPLRDSWRGLTVSCGVNPRYGKIDPYWMAASAIDEAIRNNVAVGGRRIALLDNFTWGNPEKPDRLGSLVRACEACYRFAKAFKTPFISGKDSLYNESPVGPVTPTLLITAVGIIPDIRITISLDVKAPGDSIYLVGKTYHELGGSEYYRLMGFLGKTVPKVRPTQARQVFRAITKAIDLGLVSACHDLSEGGLAVAAAEMAFSGGYGMELDLRRVPADGIKRNDFLLFSASNSRFIVEVPSGCEQDFELVMSDVAHARIGRATKDARLCVYGLTGDVVVDVAVDELLRAWKSFLGGE
- the purQ gene encoding phosphoribosylformylglycinamidine synthase subunit PurQ; the protein is MRVCILRVGGTNCDTETQMAFKALGVQAEILHANEVVKRGNLMDYHALVFPGGFSFGDYVRAGAIWAKWLVAKLGRELKAFVEEGHPVLGICNGFQVLVEAGLLPAFKGTTPYPEAALATNYPPGYHCRWIYLKHENRGKCIFTFKIPAGTVLRMPVAHAEGRFLFPKEKEKQCLERLYENDQLVFRYCDKTGNYANGIYPINPNGSFHDIAGICNPEGTVFGLMPHPERAFYWWQQPDWTKQTFMPLYGDGKLIFESMIEYLDKKF
- a CDS encoding carbohydrate kinase family protein, with amino-acid sequence MKKLFDVIGFGALNVDKLYKVNKIAGPEEEGFIISCEETCGGSAANTIVGLARLCCKVGFIGKVANDREGKMLLEDFRREGVNTRGVVKAKTGRSGVVMGFVDQKGERALYVDPGVNDTISFEEIDLNYALKTKFLHLTSFVGEKSFEAQRKLVENLPNHVKVSLDPGELYARKGLEKLKPIIGKCFVLMPNAKEITLLTEERDYVAGAEKLLEIGVKVVAVKLGSRGCYVTDGHESHHVEAFTVEVVDTTGAGDAFCAGFLYGLLNNKSLKECGKLGNFLASKCIMKMGARAGLPRLEELKLLI
- a CDS encoding formylmethanofuran--tetrahydromethanopterin N-formyltransferase produces the protein MDLVKGKLVENTYAEAFEGIYSRVVVTADDDETLRKAAMHATATPSIVIGRIEGGIEKWLSEKETPDGRKGVVLQFWGGIDPKKPFSESLKKFEIELSYRIRQDILVKPFTAVFDALPSPLGKIDMMERVGHCGDGYEWVEKRFNREVIVVPIMVPDFIIERFLGYAMGVMGANFWIMCQTKEAVEEAGAKALEAIHKVEGVITPFDVCSAGSKPETRFPWIGPTTNHPYCPSLKQRLGKESKVPEGVGYIPEIVINGVSLEAVEKAMKAGIEAALTVKGVVRISAGNYGGKLGNYKIYLRELFP
- a CDS encoding HAD hydrolase family protein; translation: MISKYDDVIADVLKRCGYKAGDTLKLILPFLKAYGITDRKMRVFSAKNLVLIPKVKEALGFIREVTDAYIVSTSYEHYIKALCRAINFPFENAYCTKVEIDKYTLKEREKKRLKELAAEIAKMPIIEIPSGAKTLEDFPEKYKQVIQRLDEIFWDEIAKMEIGKLFNEVNPIGGREKAEAVKQIIEQLDLSLSDTAYVGDSITDVEAFRMVRREGGLTISFNGNEYAVREAEIAIMAENALITAVLAETFCKYDREGVLKLVEAWSNNSLKTLEISPKIKNMFFEAYSGRLPTVEIVKKENMERLIKESTSFRKSVRGEAIGRLG
- a CDS encoding amidophosphoribosyltransferase; translated protein: MGEHPKIACGVFGALSFRKQLVFPFIYWGLRAQNHRGHQSHGFLTFLDGEFYVYRSLDLIPKIRASALHEWFGRLPGHIGIGNVRYTTSGKTDEKSLLAGTQPATASKNGFKLAISFNGNVVNTAQLKKAICKDFPNFIYECDADLICRKLLAELLRRKNLEDAVEACMKEIEGAFSVAGITKDGKFFAFKDPHGIRPLCAGHSPDGDIRAFSSETVGLDINGFIRDFELEPGELVTVSEKGFEKTRLISGRKAFCAFEFAYFARPDSFFNSKYVYEIREEFGRNLVKENPDIVKDADMVISMPETGDDAAFGVHEESGLRWERATRRHRYVTERAFILLEKERYATIDKKINILASKIKGKKVIVVDDSIVRGDTTKVTIEKLRRMGAKKIYMFITFPRIIGPCFYGIDMATYSQLIGAKYTSEEVAKMIGADAVCYQSIDGLVRATGFKRDELCLGCLTGEYPTPLAQKIANEMRKRFLEGHEETGRLYETPELFSESGG